The genomic DNA CAAATCAAATTGAAATCTCTGATATAACAGAAATTTTAAGTGATAATAATAAATATCAAAAATTCTCAGCAAAAGTAAATGCTAAAGAAAACTCATATAGTTATAAAGGATCTACTGAGATTAATTTCTATACTTCAACAACTGTTATAGAGGCCAAAGAATTAAGCAATGTTATTGAAAACAATAAGTTGGGTGAACTTAATGAAAATACAGAAGCTACAATTCTAAGTACTTTAGTAGAAAAAAACCCAAACTTAGACTTAGGAAGTATTGAAGTTAAAAATATAACACAAACAAGTGCAACTATTAATTCTATTAGTGAAAGCAAAATTTATAAAGGTTCTGTTGAAGTTAACTTTACAGTTAAACAAGAAGAAGTTGTACCTGAAAATAAAAAAGATTTAGCCGATGACTTAAAAGTAACTGATTTAGGAGAACTTGATGACGCAAATACATCAACAATCTTGGATGCAGTTTATGGCAAAAATAAAAATGTAATAAAAAATGAAATTGAAGTTAAAAATATTACTGCAACTGGAGCAAAAATTAAAGCAAAAGCAAAATCTGAATTTTATAAAGAAGAGTCTGAAGTTTTAATTACTTATACTTTAAAAGCTAATGGTGAAAAACCAAAACCATCTAATGACGCTTTATTAGTAGGATACTGATATGAGTGAGGTGGAGCAGAACAACACAATAATCCAGTTGATCTATTAAATAGTAATGAATTATTAAATTCTGCATATAATGTAATTGATATTTCATTCTTATATACATGAGAACCATATGCAATGCCTACTTTTGAACCATTTAGTCCAACAAGCAAAACTAGAATTAAAGAAGGAATTAAATCTTTACAAAATGCTGGTAAAAAAGTAATTCTATCAATGGGTGGAGCTACTGGTGGAGAAATGAGATTTAGACAAGATCAAACTGATCAATTAACTGCTACATTTATTAAGTACATGGATGAATATGGTTTTGATGGAATTGATATAGATTGAGAAGGTGGAGCACTTGGGGATAGAGAAAGTCAACAAACTACAATCTCAGCTTTAAAAGAAGCTAAAAAAATTCAAAACTCAAAGGGTAAAGAATTTATGTTAACAATGGCTCCAGAATTACCGTACTTAAAATATAATACAGAAGCTGGTAGTCAAGGAAGTTATATTCCTTTCTTAAAAGGACTTGATGGTATTTATGATTTTATTAATCCTCAATACTATAATGGATGAGCATTTGGAACATTTATTGATCAAGAAGAAAAAGACTATTTAGGAGTTAATAAATCTTATATTTCAAATGATGATAGTGAGTATAGAGGAGAATTCTACTACTTAGTAACAAAATATTTAACAACAAAATATAGTTCTCAAAATGATTTCTATGAAAAAATTCCAACAAATAAATTTGTTTTAGGAGCTGCTACTAATGAAGCTGCAGGTAGAGGTGCAGCAACAAGAGAATCAATTTATAAAGCATATGTTTTATTAGAAAATGACAATATTCACATTCGTGGATTAATGACATGAGCTATTAACTTTGATGCTGTTGCAAATTGAATGTTTGAAGCTTGATTCAAAGAAACTTGAGGAAATAAATAGTTTATAGTTAAATTTAAGTAAATCAAAGAACTTATACAAATTATATGTATAAGTTTTTTTATTCTAATTTTTAATAAATTGTAATACTAAAGTCATAATGTTTAGTTTGAAATAATTCCATTATTTCATCTTTTAAAGATG from Spiroplasma endosymbiont of Cantharis nigra includes the following:
- a CDS encoding glycosyl hydrolase family 18 protein; this encodes MKKLLSILSAIAFTASTSSAVVSCNSTSDNTKNIDKIIKKKDLGKINNVSENILKKALKENNPKVDVDKLALKDVDLFNGNAVFVAKNKAADYSGEARVKFDFGNRKADSQYLWEAITNTWLGTIDKNDEKTIKEELKGLNPLLNTDQLEVKNINSWGATIEAKSDSTLYKGQSTVSYSVINDASSSKKALSSVVKNSWLGDISVGANKEETERNILTALEQKNSGIKTSELEVRSISDWGAQVSAKQNSEVYQDECYISFTLKGNSAGQGAGATSLYNEVKTTWLGSVSDTKEATIMEAVKRSNPNLDTSKLTLKGTNQYNSILIPNEEGKSKYKDEVWLSYGISENAKPFEKEELSKVIENKNFDTNSAIKLAEGEELKDLKVKELVYNSNRSIDSNQIEISDITEILSDNNKYQKFSAKVNAKENSYSYKGSTEINFYTSTTVIEAKELSNVIENNKLGELNENTEATILSTLVEKNPNLDLGSIEVKNITQTSATINSISESKIYKGSVEVNFTVKQEEVVPENKKDLADDLKVTDLGELDDANTSTILDAVYGKNKNVIKNEIEVKNITATGAKIKAKAKSEFYKEESEVLITYTLKANGEKPKPSNDALLVGYWYEWGGAEQHNNPVDLLNSNELLNSAYNVIDISFLYTWEPYAMPTFEPFSPTSKTRIKEGIKSLQNAGKKVILSMGGATGGEMRFRQDQTDQLTATFIKYMDEYGFDGIDIDWEGGALGDRESQQTTISALKEAKKIQNSKGKEFMLTMAPELPYLKYNTEAGSQGSYIPFLKGLDGIYDFINPQYYNGWAFGTFIDQEEKDYLGVNKSYISNDDSEYRGEFYYLVTKYLTTKYSSQNDFYEKIPTNKFVLGAATNEAAGRGAATRESIYKAYVLLENDNIHIRGLMTWAINFDAVANWMFEAWFKETWGNK